One window from the genome of Spirosoma rhododendri encodes:
- a CDS encoding glycosyltransferase family 2 protein, with product MHLLTVPYWINAHLPLAERTSPAADSFVPLRAKLSRFLIDDPEVSIVIPAYNEEATILQTLSSMADQVTQYRTELIVVNNNSTDKTQWLLDQCGVRSVFVVEQGISYARQAGLDMARGQYVASADSDSLYPPGWVDSLIKPLSNHAVSCTYGAYSFIPSPGNSRFQLGLHELLAESFKRVKRRNREFVDVMGFNFAYRRADAQAIGGFRHDLDRKRTGRSEDGWMAYCLMERGSLQRVGSDQARVWTSDRRLMESGSLGKALIRRIRKEARRLHLYLGRGSVPAQAR from the coding sequence ATGCATCTGCTAACCGTTCCCTACTGGATCAATGCGCATCTGCCGCTGGCGGAGCGCACGTCTCCTGCCGCTGATTCATTTGTCCCGCTACGGGCGAAACTGAGCCGATTTCTGATCGACGACCCGGAGGTATCTATCGTCATACCGGCCTACAACGAAGAAGCGACTATTCTGCAAACGCTCTCCTCGATGGCCGATCAGGTCACGCAGTACCGCACCGAGCTGATCGTCGTGAATAACAATTCGACCGATAAAACGCAGTGGCTGCTCGATCAGTGTGGTGTTCGATCCGTGTTTGTCGTTGAGCAGGGAATTAGCTACGCCCGGCAGGCCGGACTCGACATGGCGCGTGGGCAGTACGTAGCTAGTGCCGACTCCGACAGCCTGTACCCGCCGGGCTGGGTCGATTCGCTGATCAAGCCGCTGAGCAACCACGCCGTATCGTGTACGTACGGAGCCTATTCATTCATCCCCAGTCCGGGCAACAGCCGGTTTCAACTGGGTTTGCACGAACTGCTGGCCGAATCGTTCAAGCGTGTAAAACGGCGTAATCGGGAATTTGTCGATGTGATGGGCTTTAACTTCGCCTACCGCCGGGCAGACGCACAAGCCATAGGCGGGTTTCGGCACGATCTGGATCGGAAACGCACCGGCCGCTCGGAAGATGGCTGGATGGCGTACTGCCTGATGGAACGTGGTAGCCTTCAACGCGTCGGTTCCGATCAGGCGCGGGTATGGACCAGTGACCGGCGGCTCATGGAGTCTGGTAGTTTGGGTAAAGCCCTTATCCGGCGTATCCGCAAAGAGGCCAGGCGATTACATTTGTATCTGGGTCGAGGGTCGGTTCCCGCCCAGGCCCGATAA
- a CDS encoding alpha-1,4-glucan--maltose-1-phosphate maltosyltransferase: MIDTQQSPTFPATGQSRVVIEHVSPELDGGRFPIKAIPGDVIAVEADIFADGHDYLAARLLYKHADDTNWTEMSMASLVNDRWGASFVVEKQGPYRYTIEGWVDHIASWQHEIHLKIADGQRVTSELLAGAQYVDGMLQRAGGTTETAPKKGKAKAKKADAPVEESADVMALRAMAALFRAGAESAAEGAYDEAISVAESDQVTFYANRYPERQHPTRYTVLGVDVDRARAGFSTWYCLFPRSAAREEGTHGTFRDVEKLLPRISEMGFDVLYLPPIHPIGTAHRKGKNNSVVCQPGDPGVPYGIGSAEGGHDAIHAELGTVEDFKHLIAIAANYGMEVAMDLAIQCSPDHPWATEHPDWFKKRPDGTIQYAENPPKKYQDIYPVYFETDDWQNLWNELKRVLLVWAEWGVRIVRVDNPHTKPFGFWEWVIAEVKKEFPDMLFLAEAFTKPKVMQELAKGGFAHSYTYFTWRNTKAELEEYMTELTQGEMRHYFRPNFWPTTHDINPYSLQGGHEPQFLIRYFLAATLSSNYGIYGPSFELMEHLPFPNKEEYLNSEKYEIRYWDWEKTNKLTYLIGMVNRIRHENAALQTTNNLTFCQVSDDAIMAYLKTSGDNKLLIVVNTDAYNRRAATVQIPIWQLGIYADQPYTVHDLLTGAYYTWQGEYNYVELDPYVLPMHLFKVE; the protein is encoded by the coding sequence ATGATTGATACACAACAGAGCCCAACTTTTCCGGCTACGGGGCAATCCCGCGTCGTAATTGAACATGTATCGCCCGAACTCGACGGCGGACGCTTTCCCATCAAAGCCATTCCCGGCGACGTGATCGCGGTTGAGGCCGACATCTTCGCCGATGGGCACGACTACCTCGCGGCCCGGCTGCTGTACAAACATGCCGACGACACCAACTGGACTGAGATGAGCATGGCCTCGCTGGTCAACGACCGCTGGGGTGCGTCGTTTGTCGTGGAAAAGCAGGGGCCGTATCGGTACACGATTGAGGGCTGGGTCGATCATATAGCGTCGTGGCAGCACGAAATTCACCTGAAAATTGCCGACGGGCAGCGCGTTACCAGCGAACTGCTGGCCGGTGCGCAGTACGTCGACGGGATGCTACAGCGGGCGGGCGGCACCACCGAAACGGCCCCGAAAAAGGGCAAAGCGAAAGCAAAGAAAGCCGATGCACCCGTTGAGGAGTCGGCTGATGTGATGGCCTTGCGGGCGATGGCCGCGCTGTTTCGGGCGGGGGCGGAGAGTGCCGCCGAGGGTGCTTACGACGAAGCAATTTCCGTGGCTGAAAGCGATCAGGTTACGTTCTACGCCAACCGATACCCCGAACGGCAGCACCCCACGCGCTACACCGTACTCGGTGTCGACGTCGACCGGGCGCGGGCTGGGTTCAGCACGTGGTACTGCCTGTTTCCCCGCTCGGCCGCGCGGGAGGAGGGCACCCACGGTACGTTCCGCGACGTGGAAAAGCTGCTGCCCCGCATTTCAGAAATGGGCTTCGACGTGCTCTATCTGCCGCCCATTCACCCGATTGGTACGGCGCACCGGAAGGGCAAAAACAACTCGGTCGTTTGTCAGCCGGGCGATCCGGGTGTACCCTACGGCATCGGGTCGGCGGAGGGCGGGCATGACGCCATTCATGCCGAACTGGGCACGGTTGAGGACTTTAAACACCTGATTGCCATTGCCGCCAACTACGGCATGGAAGTCGCGATGGACCTGGCTATTCAGTGTTCGCCCGACCACCCGTGGGCAACGGAACACCCCGACTGGTTCAAAAAGCGGCCCGACGGCACGATTCAATACGCCGAAAATCCGCCGAAGAAGTACCAGGATATTTACCCGGTTTACTTTGAAACCGACGACTGGCAGAACCTGTGGAACGAACTGAAGCGGGTGCTGCTGGTGTGGGCCGAGTGGGGCGTCCGCATCGTCCGGGTCGATAATCCGCACACCAAGCCGTTTGGGTTCTGGGAATGGGTTATCGCCGAGGTAAAGAAGGAGTTCCCCGACATGCTGTTTCTGGCCGAAGCGTTTACCAAGCCGAAGGTGATGCAGGAGCTGGCGAAGGGCGGTTTCGCGCATTCATACACCTACTTCACCTGGCGTAACACCAAAGCCGAACTGGAGGAGTACATGACCGAACTGACGCAGGGGGAGATGCGGCATTACTTCCGCCCGAACTTCTGGCCGACGACTCACGACATCAACCCGTACAGCCTGCAAGGGGGCCACGAACCGCAGTTTCTGATCCGGTATTTTCTGGCGGCCACGTTGTCGAGCAACTACGGTATTTACGGCCCGTCGTTTGAGCTGATGGAACACCTACCGTTCCCGAATAAGGAGGAATACCTCAACTCGGAGAAGTACGAAATCCGGTACTGGGACTGGGAAAAGACGAATAAGCTGACGTACCTGATCGGTATGGTCAACCGGATTCGGCACGAGAACGCGGCCCTGCAAACGACCAACAACCTGACCTTCTGCCAGGTCTCCGACGACGCGATTATGGCCTATCTGAAAACGTCGGGCGATAACAAACTGCTGATCGTGGTGAACACCGACGCGTATAACCGCCGGGCGGCAACGGTGCAGATACCGATCTGGCAGCTAGGCATCTACGCCGATCAGCCGTACACCGTTCACGACCTGCTGACGGGCGCGTACTACACCTGGCAGGGCGAATACAACTACGTCGAACTAGACCCCTACGTGCTGCCGATGCACCTATTCAAGGTTGAGTGA
- a CDS encoding GumC family protein produces the protein MKLLLISRVFRKKWFWLLLFPITTAGTVVYLSRDMQREYVTNATIYTGLASGYSITSSEDSRVDYYAINNAFDNLITTIKSSETIEDVALHLLASHLQLTKPNPYILGPKGLAKLNELIDAKNRQLLVIAGNEAATYERLKLLAHRPENNLLKKILYDSKSNYAIEGITSRLTVARKNTSDMLELSFKADDPAVCQHTLRDLIDVFRERYTQMKSSETDNVVHYFEKQVHQSYKSLQGAENTLRDFGVDHKIINYGEQSKFVAESKEDMTTDYNREVMRFRAAKAAISTLEKRLSNRMTVVTTNDDILARRTELGKVQLQLANAMATGKPQSVIEPIQNTFTRLSEELRQVAHTYYNLNNSQEGLPQSNLLDDWLNKLIEYEESGARITVMQKRLREYDAIYTEFAPLGSTLNRMEREVGVAEKEYLSVLHGLNQARLRQKNLQMSGPLSVLDPPKFPLSPEPSKRAVLVIAAFIAGFVVMFTFFLVRELLNGSIRTPEEAEKRVGLPLAAAFPLINKKTTSGTLLRLRHDMLEQLRSVLMIETTAARSGTARPVNNYHLIILFSTRPTDRPSWVGTFLADLLTQAGHSVAYLYPHDTVMTDARPDHEECWRPYYPGPHFSDTRHVGELVSAAGFSGSSLSYVFLELPALREMAIPAALVAQASLSLLILDAASQWARLDSELVNFYRRASHNNVMMVVDQVEPDLLEPLTGPIGSKNRKRQPKPEPTHPTQTPAA, from the coding sequence ATGAAACTACTACTGATCAGCCGTGTATTCCGCAAAAAATGGTTCTGGCTCCTGCTGTTTCCCATCACAACGGCGGGTACCGTCGTGTATCTGAGTCGGGATATGCAGCGCGAGTACGTGACCAACGCGACGATCTACACGGGTCTGGCATCGGGTTATTCAATCACCAGCAGCGAAGATTCCCGCGTCGATTACTACGCCATCAACAACGCGTTCGACAACCTGATTACGACCATCAAATCCAGCGAAACAATCGAAGACGTTGCGCTGCATCTGCTGGCCAGCCACCTGCAACTGACCAAACCCAACCCGTACATACTCGGCCCCAAAGGACTGGCTAAACTAAACGAGCTGATCGACGCGAAAAACCGGCAGTTGCTGGTAATCGCCGGGAACGAAGCCGCGACCTACGAACGGCTCAAACTGCTCGCCCACCGCCCCGAAAACAACCTGCTCAAAAAAATCCTGTACGACTCCAAGTCAAACTATGCCATTGAAGGCATCACCAGTCGGCTGACCGTTGCCCGCAAAAACACCAGTGATATGCTGGAACTGTCGTTCAAGGCCGACGATCCGGCGGTCTGCCAGCACACCCTGCGCGACCTGATCGATGTGTTTCGGGAACGGTACACGCAGATGAAGTCGTCGGAGACCGACAATGTCGTGCATTACTTCGAGAAGCAGGTTCATCAATCGTACAAGAGCCTACAGGGGGCCGAAAACACCCTGCGGGATTTTGGCGTCGATCACAAAATCATCAATTACGGCGAACAGTCGAAGTTTGTTGCGGAGTCGAAGGAAGACATGACGACCGACTACAACCGGGAAGTGATGCGGTTCCGCGCGGCTAAAGCAGCCATCAGTACCCTTGAGAAGCGGCTTTCCAACCGGATGACCGTCGTAACGACCAACGACGATATTCTGGCCCGGCGTACCGAACTAGGGAAGGTGCAGCTGCAACTGGCCAACGCCATGGCCACGGGTAAGCCACAGTCCGTAATTGAGCCGATTCAGAACACGTTTACCCGGCTGTCGGAGGAGTTGCGGCAGGTGGCCCACACGTACTACAACCTGAACAATTCGCAGGAAGGATTGCCCCAGAGCAACCTGCTCGACGACTGGCTGAACAAGCTGATCGAGTACGAAGAGTCGGGTGCCCGCATCACCGTCATGCAGAAACGACTGCGTGAATACGACGCCATCTACACGGAGTTTGCCCCGCTGGGGTCGACACTGAACCGGATGGAGCGCGAAGTTGGTGTTGCCGAGAAGGAATACCTGTCGGTGCTGCACGGGTTGAATCAGGCCCGGCTGCGGCAGAAGAATCTGCAAATGAGCGGCCCGCTGTCGGTGCTCGATCCCCCCAAGTTTCCCCTGTCGCCCGAACCATCTAAACGCGCGGTACTGGTTATCGCGGCATTCATAGCCGGGTTTGTGGTCATGTTCACGTTTTTCCTGGTCCGCGAACTTCTCAACGGCAGCATCCGCACCCCGGAGGAAGCCGAGAAGCGCGTTGGGCTACCCCTGGCGGCTGCCTTCCCGCTCATCAACAAAAAGACCACGAGCGGAACGCTATTGAGGCTGCGCCATGATATGCTGGAGCAGCTGCGTAGTGTGCTGATGATCGAAACGACAGCGGCCCGGTCAGGTACGGCCCGACCAGTCAATAATTACCACCTGATTATTCTGTTTAGCACCCGGCCAACCGACCGCCCCTCGTGGGTCGGTACGTTTCTGGCCGATTTGCTGACGCAGGCCGGTCACAGTGTCGCTTACCTCTACCCGCACGACACGGTCATGACCGACGCCCGCCCCGACCACGAAGAATGCTGGCGACCATATTACCCCGGTCCGCACTTTTCCGATACGCGCCACGTCGGCGAACTGGTCAGCGCAGCCGGTTTCAGCGGGTCCAGCCTGTCCTACGTGTTTCTGGAACTCCCGGCTCTGCGGGAAATGGCCATTCCGGCGGCCCTCGTCGCGCAGGCCAGCCTGTCGCTGCTGATCCTGGACGCAGCCAGTCAATGGGCACGGCTAGACAGCGAACTGGTCAATTTTTACCGCCGGGCCAGCCACAACAACGTGATGATGGTGGTCGATCAGGTCGAACCCGATCTGCTCGAACCCCTGACCGGCCCGATTGGCAGCAAAAACCGGAAGCGGCAGCCCAAACCCGAACCAACTCACCCTACCCAGACGCCAGCCGCATGA
- a CDS encoding right-handed parallel beta-helix repeat-containing protein, whose protein sequence is MKQLLVLFAAGLLAMCRTALEAPPPPTPVIAVPRILITKPGVYDGKMMGISPGDTVAVQAGEYTYFRFKNFMGSPTRPVVFLNYGGQVRVNSSVAQLSNVTFAASRYVVLNGQGDHQSEYGFRISAPAVGVSALAIGGKSSDVEVHHVEIDTAGFAGIMAKTDPAVGDSSTWRGNFTMYNVLIHHNYVHDTRAKGCTSVTHSGMKALLIRVLPYFPTK, encoded by the coding sequence ATGAAACAGCTACTCGTGCTGTTTGCGGCTGGCCTGTTAGCCATGTGTCGAACAGCCCTCGAAGCCCCTCCGCCACCCACGCCGGTGATTGCGGTGCCCCGCATTCTCATTACCAAACCCGGTGTATACGACGGAAAAATGATGGGCATATCACCGGGCGACACGGTAGCCGTACAGGCGGGGGAGTACACGTATTTTCGCTTCAAAAACTTTATGGGTAGCCCCACCCGGCCCGTTGTTTTTCTCAACTACGGCGGGCAGGTCCGCGTCAACTCGTCGGTGGCTCAACTGAGCAACGTCACGTTTGCGGCCTCACGCTACGTCGTCCTGAACGGGCAGGGGGATCACCAGTCAGAGTACGGCTTTCGGATTTCGGCCCCGGCTGTCGGCGTCAGTGCGCTGGCCATTGGCGGCAAAAGTTCCGACGTCGAAGTTCATCATGTCGAGATCGACACGGCCGGTTTCGCGGGCATCATGGCCAAGACCGACCCGGCCGTTGGCGACTCCAGCACGTGGCGGGGCAATTTCACGATGTACAACGTCCTGATTCACCACAATTACGTACACGATACGCGGGCGAAGGGTTGTACATCGGTAACTCATTCTGGAATGAAGGCGTTACTAATCAGGGTGTTACCGTATTTCCCCACGAAATAG
- a CDS encoding glycosyltransferase, protein MDYVIVGLQPWNLPLGGNCKDIALELAKAHRVLYVNPPDDWLTALRRTQAADPADDELMHVGATCWVLTPRLQICPLNWLPDGWLYDRLNYWNNRRVAQCIQQTVKQLGFADVVLFNDSDMVRSFYLPDLLKPRQFIYYTRDNLLAIGYWQRHGQRLEPALMRKATFVAANSAYLARLARQHNPRTVDIGQGCDLHQFDPAVSHPEPDELTRIAHPRIGYLGALNAARLTIDWLVLAAHTHPDWQLVLIGPEDDAFRQSALHELPNVHFLGAKPMAQLPAYLAHLDVAINPQQLNELTIGNYPRKIDEYLAMGKPVVALKTETMALFADYVRLAANGTEFVEHIRGLLDGYLPAPPDACIAFARQHTWAHSVGLLVQAQHELISHQPTLVDTLRNEPV, encoded by the coding sequence ATGGATTACGTAATCGTTGGGCTTCAGCCGTGGAATTTGCCGCTGGGTGGAAATTGCAAGGATATTGCGCTGGAACTTGCCAAAGCGCACCGGGTCCTGTACGTAAATCCGCCCGATGACTGGCTGACGGCATTACGGCGTACGCAGGCAGCAGACCCGGCAGACGACGAGCTGATGCACGTCGGCGCAACGTGCTGGGTGCTGACGCCCAGGCTGCAAATCTGCCCGCTCAACTGGCTACCCGACGGCTGGTTGTACGACCGGCTCAACTACTGGAACAACCGTCGGGTCGCTCAGTGTATTCAGCAGACGGTCAAGCAGTTAGGGTTTGCTGATGTGGTGCTCTTCAATGACAGCGACATGGTGCGCAGCTTTTATTTGCCCGATCTGCTGAAACCGCGCCAGTTCATTTATTACACCCGCGACAACCTGCTGGCGATAGGGTACTGGCAGCGGCACGGGCAGCGACTGGAACCGGCGCTGATGCGAAAAGCGACGTTCGTAGCGGCCAATTCAGCGTACCTGGCCCGGCTGGCCCGGCAGCACAACCCACGAACTGTCGACATCGGGCAGGGGTGCGATCTGCACCAGTTCGACCCGGCCGTAAGCCACCCTGAACCCGACGAGCTTACCCGAATCGCCCATCCGCGTATTGGCTACCTGGGAGCGCTGAACGCAGCCCGGCTGACGATCGACTGGCTGGTGCTGGCTGCGCATACCCATCCCGACTGGCAGCTGGTGCTTATCGGCCCGGAGGATGATGCTTTTCGGCAAAGTGCCCTGCATGAACTGCCCAACGTGCACTTTCTGGGGGCCAAACCAATGGCCCAGCTGCCAGCGTATCTGGCCCATCTCGACGTAGCCATCAACCCACAGCAACTCAACGAACTGACCATCGGTAACTACCCCCGCAAGATCGATGAGTATCTGGCGATGGGTAAGCCCGTAGTGGCGCTCAAAACGGAGACTATGGCGCTGTTTGCCGATTACGTACGGCTGGCGGCCAATGGCACTGAGTTTGTCGAACATATTCGGGGCCTGCTCGATGGGTACTTACCCGCCCCACCCGACGCCTGCATAGCGTTTGCCCGGCAGCATACGTGGGCCCACTCGGTCGGGCTGCTCGTGCAGGCACAGCATGAACTGATTAGCCACCAACCAACACTCGTCGATACGCTGCGCAATGAACCTGTCTGA
- a CDS encoding acyltransferase, with protein MNLSDYVKGNAGLKKLVHYLLVPAGQARPRRWVSWLINPWVHQRGRGARICRSARMDVLPFQPFQLGAQATIEDYCVINNGVGPVRVGDYSRVGIGSVVIGPVTIGNQVIIAQHVVVSGLNHVYTDVHKPIRQQPTTSRPVLIEDECWIGANVVITGGVRIGKHAVVAAGSVVTKDVPAYSVVAGNPARLLKQYDADSEQWLRVAPETVNQHSLTL; from the coding sequence ATGAACCTGTCTGACTATGTAAAAGGGAATGCCGGGCTGAAAAAGCTGGTCCACTACCTGCTGGTTCCGGCCGGGCAGGCGCGCCCCCGCCGGTGGGTCAGCTGGCTGATCAATCCCTGGGTACACCAGCGGGGGCGCGGTGCCCGAATCTGCCGCTCTGCCCGTATGGACGTACTGCCGTTCCAGCCTTTTCAGCTGGGGGCGCAGGCAACCATCGAAGACTACTGCGTTATCAACAATGGCGTCGGGCCGGTGCGCGTCGGCGACTATAGCCGCGTTGGTATTGGTAGCGTGGTGATCGGGCCGGTCACGATTGGCAATCAGGTAATTATCGCGCAGCACGTCGTCGTGTCGGGCCTGAATCACGTCTATACCGACGTGCACAAGCCCATTCGGCAGCAACCCACCACGAGCCGCCCCGTGCTTATCGAGGATGAGTGCTGGATTGGGGCCAACGTGGTTATTACAGGCGGGGTACGGATCGGTAAACACGCGGTTGTGGCGGCTGGCAGCGTCGTCACCAAAGACGTGCCCGCCTACAGCGTGGTGGCCGGAAACCCCGCCCGACTACTCAAACAATACGATGCCGATAGCGAGCAATGGCTGCGCGTCGCCCCGGAAACTGTCAACCAACACTCCCTTACTTTATAA
- a CDS encoding TolC family protein translates to MWLLSLFSRYRPLIVFLSIAALAAGSAEAQRFPTASADRRVTAKPLPLSSDTALLDVSKSLAEQMVPFERIYQLALEHSPAVRFEDAMVDGKVANLQVTKVLILQGVSPFFTYASGNQAYINTGSVTSDFLQLANGRRFGINVQLSMAEVVGRRYRLNQMRSELKAANARRDIIKVELRRDLNRSYQATMTAHRLLGIRIRDAQSAMIAFRIAEVEMQQGKISSVAFASVSNVLAIAQSNVEKERGDFLTYLYDMVALTGVDLMALLANR, encoded by the coding sequence ATGTGGCTCCTCTCTCTCTTCAGTCGTTACCGGCCACTCATCGTTTTTCTATCTATCGCAGCGCTGGCGGCAGGCAGCGCGGAAGCACAGCGCTTTCCAACGGCATCGGCTGATCGACGAGTCACGGCAAAACCGCTGCCGCTGTCATCGGATACCGCCCTGCTCGATGTGAGTAAATCGCTGGCGGAGCAAATGGTCCCCTTCGAACGTATCTACCAGCTGGCACTCGAACATTCACCCGCCGTGCGCTTTGAAGACGCCATGGTCGACGGGAAAGTGGCCAACCTGCAAGTCACGAAAGTGCTGATTCTGCAAGGAGTAAGCCCGTTTTTCACCTACGCGTCTGGCAATCAGGCGTACATCAACACGGGTTCCGTCACCAGCGATTTCCTCCAGCTGGCCAACGGGCGTCGGTTCGGCATAAATGTTCAGTTATCGATGGCCGAAGTGGTGGGTCGTCGGTACCGGCTCAATCAGATGCGCTCCGAACTGAAAGCGGCCAACGCCCGGCGCGACATCATCAAAGTAGAACTACGCCGGGATTTGAACCGGTCTTACCAGGCAACCATGACCGCCCACCGCCTGCTTGGCATCCGCATTCGCGATGCACAGTCGGCCATGATCGCTTTTCGCATTGCGGAGGTCGAAATGCAGCAGGGCAAGATCTCGTCGGTCGCCTTCGCCAGTGTCAGCAACGTGCTGGCCATTGCCCAGTCCAACGTCGAGAAGGAACGGGGTGATTTTTTAACCTACCTGTACGACATGGTCGCCCTGACGGGTGTCGACCTGATGGCACTACTGGCTAACCGCTGA